A stretch of Candidatus Poribacteria bacterium DNA encodes these proteins:
- the carA gene encoding glutamine-hydrolyzing carbamoyl-phosphate synthase small subunit has protein sequence MKAILALADGTVFEGEQFGATGETVGEVVFNTSMTGYQEVLTDPSYKGQIVTMTYPLIGNYGCNEADVESIGPQVEGFVVREYSAYHSNWRSKWSLDAYLAEHDIIGIQGIDTRALTRRLRVHGVMNGCLSTEDLNPESLVMKAKAWRGLVGWDLVQRVTCPSSYAWQHIEESNSHAKYRVVALDFGIKYNILRQLTEHGCEVQVVPAKTPAEEILAAEPDGVFLSNGPGDPMPVDYAIQTIRTLIGKKPLFGICLGHQLLGLALGGKTFKLKFGHRGANQPVKHLETDRVEITSQNHGFCVDIDSLPNSVDVTHLNLNDDTLEGIQHREYPIFSVQYHPEASPGPHDASYLFSRFTEMMERNSRQ, from the coding sequence ATGAAAGCGATTCTCGCATTAGCGGACGGGACAGTCTTTGAAGGCGAACAGTTTGGAGCAACAGGTGAAACCGTCGGCGAAGTCGTCTTTAATACCAGTATGACGGGCTATCAGGAAGTTTTGACCGATCCCTCCTACAAAGGACAGATCGTGACAATGACATACCCCTTGATAGGCAATTACGGTTGTAACGAAGCAGATGTGGAATCTATCGGTCCACAAGTGGAAGGGTTTGTCGTTCGTGAATACAGCGCATACCATAGCAATTGGCGCTCAAAATGGAGTCTGGACGCTTACCTTGCTGAACACGATATTATTGGTATCCAAGGCATTGATACGCGCGCACTCACGCGTCGCCTCCGCGTCCACGGGGTGATGAACGGATGTCTCTCTACGGAGGATCTGAATCCTGAGAGCCTTGTCATGAAAGCCAAGGCGTGGCGCGGCTTGGTAGGTTGGGATCTGGTGCAACGGGTGACCTGTCCCAGTTCCTATGCCTGGCAACACATCGAAGAAAGTAACTCCCACGCCAAATATCGTGTCGTCGCTCTTGATTTCGGGATCAAATATAACATTTTACGCCAACTGACTGAACACGGCTGCGAGGTACAGGTCGTACCAGCGAAAACACCTGCGGAAGAGATTCTCGCCGCCGAACCAGACGGCGTGTTTCTCTCAAATGGTCCAGGGGATCCAATGCCGGTTGACTATGCCATCCAGACCATCCGAACGCTCATAGGCAAAAAACCGCTTTTCGGTATCTGCTTGGGACACCAACTTTTGGGATTGGCGCTTGGCGGGAAGACATTTAAATTGAAGTTTGGGCACCGAGGCGCGAACCAACCCGTCAAACATCTTGAGACCGACCGAGTCGAGATTACCTCACAAAATCATGGGTTCTGCGTTGATATCGATTCACTACCGAATAGTGTTGACGTTACACATCTCAACCTGAATGATGACACACTTGAAGGGATACAGCATCGGGAGTATCCCATTTTTTCTGTACAGTATCATCCGGAGGCATCACCGGGTCCGCACGATGCCAGTTATCTTTTTTCGCGTTTTACAGAAATGATGGAGAGGAATAGTCGTCAGTAG